The Lycium barbarum isolate Lr01 chromosome 9, ASM1917538v2, whole genome shotgun sequence genome has a segment encoding these proteins:
- the LOC132610342 gene encoding uncharacterized protein LOC132610342: MYIRNRATIAKHWWDIEHKQDKMWIRWIHTYYIKQQAMESVQVPKQASWLVRKIFEARHLINQMPIQPTRKSLIRQIYYQSITARTTVPWKCMMFQNAARPKAVFTIWLQLLGRLLTVERLAKWRIEVEPKCCLCQMHDETREHLFVQCEFTKKVRRRVGQWMQMQYYNPVNWGQHQQWLIHNSKGKYRKAQIFKLVYTEATYAIWIEKNARIFEKHSRTWEPIAKEVMYVACVRATVTPQKNFALPKTVDGLEWAKGPI, translated from the coding sequence ATGTACATCAGGAATAGGGCAACAATTGCTAAACACTGGTGGGATATTGAGCATAAACAGGATAAAATGTGGATCCGATGGATTCACACCTACTATATCAAACAACAGGCAATGGAGAGTGTGCAGGTCCCTAAGCAAGCAAGCTGGTTAGTAAGGAAAATTTTTGAAGCTAGACACTTAATAAACCAGATGCCGATCCAACCTACTAGGAAGAGCTTGATTAGACAAATCTACTACCAGTCCATAACTGCTAGGACCACAGTGCCATGGAAGTGTATGATGTTCCAGAACGCAGCTAGACCAAAAGCTGTTTTTACTATTTGGCTGCAACTATTGGGAAGGCTACTCACTGTTGAAAGATTGGCAAAGTGGAGAATAGAGGTGGAGCCCAAATGCTGTCTATGTCAAATGCATGATGAGACAAGGGAGCACTTATTTGTACAATGTGAGTTTACTAAAAAGGTGCGGAGAAGGGTCGGGCAATGGATGCAAATGCAGTACTATAACCCTGTCAACTGGGGCCAGCATCAACAGTGGCTCATCCACAACTCAAAAGGAAAATACCGGAAAGCACAAATATTCAAACTGGTCTATACTGAAGCCACATATGCCATCTGGATTGAGAAAAATGCTAGAATATTTGAAAAACACAGTAGAACTTGGGAACCTATAGCTAAGGAGGTTATGTATGTTGCGTGTGTTAGAGCtactgttacaccccagaaaaattttgcgttaccaaaaaCTGTAGATGGCTTAGaatgggccaaagggccaatatag